One Paraburkholderia caffeinilytica DNA segment encodes these proteins:
- a CDS encoding PAAR domain-containing protein — protein MLDGIEGTGVGERGMSYIGARVQCLACETVGHIEADRPRHEADAIEGKLPALENDFCRCRCTPSPRLIASQREWAYES, from the coding sequence GTGCTTGACGGCATTGAGGGAACAGGCGTCGGTGAGCGCGGCATGAGCTACATCGGCGCGCGTGTGCAGTGTCTCGCGTGCGAGACCGTGGGACACATCGAGGCGGACAGGCCGCGCCACGAAGCGGACGCCATCGAAGGCAAACTGCCCGCACTGGAGAACGACTTCTGCCGTTGCCGGTGTACCCCTTCGCCCCGGTTGATCGCCTCGCAGCGCGAGTGGGCTTACGAAAGCTGA